A portion of the Pseudomonas synxantha BG33R genome contains these proteins:
- a CDS encoding hydroxypyruvate isomerase family protein, whose protein sequence is MLKFNAHLGFQFNELPFLQRIEAAAAAGFRAVEFPSPYEFDASLLADHLAQYNLPLIQFAAPAGVTKGIAALQGKEQEFRDGLREAARYAKALNCSDVHIMSGVTTPQDESAPAYASNLEYAVKYLEDQGLRALIEVICPQAMPGYYMSDFSKAQQVLETFTSVGLILDLYHAQLLTGDAAEVLARFYDRTVHVQIADNPGRHEPGTGTMDFAALFAALEQRGYRGWIGCEYRPSGTTVESLEWLEPLRAQALKP, encoded by the coding sequence ATGCTCAAATTCAATGCTCACCTCGGTTTCCAATTCAACGAATTGCCTTTTCTGCAACGCATCGAAGCCGCCGCCGCTGCCGGTTTCAGGGCGGTGGAGTTCCCATCGCCCTATGAATTTGACGCCAGCCTGCTCGCCGATCACCTGGCTCAATACAACCTGCCGTTGATTCAGTTCGCAGCGCCGGCGGGCGTTACCAAAGGCATCGCTGCCTTGCAGGGCAAGGAGCAGGAATTTCGCGATGGGCTGCGCGAGGCGGCCCGCTATGCGAAGGCGCTGAACTGCTCGGATGTGCACATAATGTCTGGCGTGACCACGCCCCAGGATGAGAGCGCGCCTGCCTACGCCAGTAACCTGGAATACGCGGTCAAGTACCTCGAAGATCAGGGTTTGCGCGCGCTTATTGAAGTGATCTGCCCGCAGGCGATGCCCGGCTATTACATGTCTGACTTCAGCAAGGCGCAACAGGTGCTGGAAACCTTTACCAGTGTCGGGCTGATTCTGGATCTTTACCATGCCCAGCTTTTGACCGGCGACGCAGCCGAGGTGCTGGCGCGGTTTTACGACAGGACCGTCCATGTACAAATCGCCGACAACCCGGGGCGTCATGAGCCGGGCACCGGGACCATGGACTTTGCCGCCTTGTTCGCGGCGCTGGAGCAGCGTGGCTACCGAGGATGGATCGGCTGTGAGTACCGCCCATCCGGCACCACGGTTGAAAGCCTTGAGTGGCTTGAGCCGCTGCGGGCCCAGGCGTTGAAACCCTAG
- a CDS encoding GntR family transcriptional regulator, whose amino-acid sequence MIKKDLALQLAPRVIDMVRARSMKAGEPLREQTFAQALGVSRSPIRRVFALLAEWDLAIQEPNRGYFLKQGAGQIQEAAVPCASDPFEDFYLRVVDDILSGEIPAHFFEAQLLRRYEVPRGQLLKVLNRLAGEAMVERKPGQGWGLKDFVHNTQAHIHSYRFRMAIEPAALLEPGYQVNHAAFAQARQQQQALIDGEIQTLSRAQLFQLGAQFHEMIVQCSGNVFFIDAIRHQNQLRRFMGYKANIDRTRLKAQCQEHIHLLDLIESDRREEAAQFLWRHLDQVGRLKTDQRAVPEESQI is encoded by the coding sequence GTGATCAAGAAAGACCTCGCCCTGCAGTTGGCCCCACGCGTCATCGACATGGTTCGCGCCCGTTCGATGAAAGCCGGTGAGCCCTTGCGCGAGCAGACATTTGCGCAAGCGCTCGGGGTGTCGCGCTCGCCGATCCGGCGGGTTTTTGCCTTGCTCGCCGAGTGGGACCTTGCCATTCAGGAGCCCAACCGTGGCTACTTCCTCAAACAAGGTGCCGGGCAGATTCAGGAAGCCGCAGTCCCTTGCGCCAGCGATCCGTTCGAGGACTTTTACCTGCGTGTGGTCGACGACATTCTGAGCGGAGAAATACCGGCGCACTTTTTCGAAGCGCAGTTGTTGCGACGCTATGAGGTGCCCCGGGGGCAGTTGCTCAAGGTGCTGAACCGGCTGGCCGGCGAAGCCATGGTGGAGCGTAAACCGGGCCAAGGGTGGGGTCTGAAGGACTTCGTGCATAACACGCAGGCGCATATTCATAGCTACCGTTTCCGGATGGCCATCGAACCGGCGGCGCTGCTTGAGCCCGGTTATCAGGTCAATCACGCCGCGTTTGCCCAGGCCAGGCAACAGCAACAGGCGCTGATCGACGGTGAGATCCAGACCTTGTCCCGCGCGCAACTGTTCCAGCTGGGGGCCCAGTTTCACGAAATGATCGTGCAGTGCTCCGGCAATGTTTTTTTCATCGACGCCATACGCCACCAGAATCAGCTCAGGCGCTTTATGGGCTACAAGGCCAACATTGATCGCACGCGTCTTAAGGCGCAATGCCAGGAACACATCCATTTGCTCGACCTCATCGAGTCTGATCGGCGTGAAGAAGCCGCACAGTTTCTCTGGCGCCACCTGGATCAAGTCGGCCGACTCAAGACTGATCAACGCGCAGTGCCAGAAGAAAGCCAAATCTAG